In the genome of Brachionichthys hirsutus isolate HB-005 chromosome 23, CSIRO-AGI_Bhir_v1, whole genome shotgun sequence, one region contains:
- the LOC137911591 gene encoding LOW QUALITY PROTEIN: FH2 domain-containing protein 1-like (The sequence of the model RefSeq protein was modified relative to this genomic sequence to represent the inferred CDS: deleted 1 base in 1 codon), translating to MHVMGSVSPANEREGFSLLEEAVAVPTPPPHPPAGVSDIKGNWTTPPASAPPPPPPPPPPPPPPPPSLPMPPLLPGLGDPIGGRRKKRVRSFFWKMIPEDQVKGRSNLWTQGQVQQRYQIDSQTIEELFGQNDGQSDGVTTPTRRGRARSSFRETREEVFILDSKRGMNVGIFLKQFRRTNQTIVDDIHRGNSEPYGAEPLRELLKLLPEPEEVRKLKSYRGDVSELPLADSFMYLLIQLPSYPVRIESMLLKEEFPAACDIMKRDIGILRTAITELRSCEELHAVLHLVLQAGNILNAGGFVGNAVGFKLSSLLSLADMKSNKPGMNLLHVVALEAQKKDAQLLAFPLKLSHVPPASRISLETLDAELQRLTSRTCSVEDDVQRDTALWQQLDVFLQVRATPEGRGGGAVCGADVCVCVCVRQSATASLSSLRDVRLQLKTDAGELMDFFCEDREAFRLDDCFGTFNTFCSRFSGAVKENVAREARGATRHRQLQVKEEQKRHSWAGGEEVGGALGLRCGSESDMSALGELLNPRLRPRSPLGPPGRSRRSRNAPRSSLSLAAKRELETVLGVASADHRRDVNPQTAEPTSDLIHADHSGGSDRLTAGCSQEAVLNRKSPFGSKGDRVDPDKTGRIRTGAEEAEPSLRVVLEKRQLVPALTAFPTLTRPHEGPAPGRRHGDHRDHTGVPDVEEKAADVSQDQKTRNEPELVLVPEADCSSSRREEDEGREEDEGREEKVLVWCVCEAEPAEGGPFRTHHQSESSAPPTTPPPANRSSVPVPISSQPAPVSSPRWGGPPLTTEERDKPPNDRDRDATTSCHRTDGKAAPGTSSKASPKDPSTPQGRPAGRKPTSAAGTTEYKPVRTLTRSENQSLRRVVNVPRTRTRTSQGPTPGSPPSLSIRRGQRPSTAPSSRRSSTSRTAEPKTPREEEVPGPKASGRGQGQDRKLSPRKPLAKPRVQPEERMCRSALRELARGGGGASVSAPPTPSHKAAPPPRFTRNTASSLFRRTHTTLALPYSVPDSPKRSSSSSSLAPPPPSPLTRTESLRVSATARSSPDHTSSSSSPVRRRPSIRAPPRSAAPPLGHRQNDSGSSSHKSSQSKDASKPKRPSWR from the exons ATGCATGTGATGGGAAGCGTCTCCCCAGCCAATGAGAGAGAAGGTTTCTCCCTCCTGGAGGAGGCCGTTGCCGTGCCAAcaccccctcctcatcctccagcaGGTGTTTCTGATATCAAAGGGAACTGGACGACACCTCCagcatctgctcctcctcctcctcctcctcctcctccccctccccctcctcctcccccttctctTCCCATGCCACCCCTGCTTCCAGGGCTAGGAGACCCCATAGGAGGCCGAAGGAAGAAGAGGGTGAGGAGTTTCTTCTGGAAGATGATACCTGAGGACCAG GTAAAGGGGCGGTCCAACCTGTGGACTCAAGGCCAGGTGCAGCAGCGGTACCAGATCGACTCCCAGACCATCGAAGAGCTGTTTGGTCAGAACGACGGCCAATCAGACGGCGTGACCACGCCCACCAGGAGGGGGAGGGCCAGGAGCTCCTTCAGAGAGACcagagaggag gtcttcATCCTGGACTCCAAGCGAGGGATGAACGTTGGGATCTTCCTCAAACAGttcaggag gaCCAATCAGACGATAGTAGACGATATTCACCGTGGCAACAGTGAGCCTTACGGGGCGGAGCCTCTGAGAGAGCTGTTGAAGCTGCTGCCAGAGCCTgaagag GTGAGGAAGCTGAAGTCGTACCGAGGCGACGTCTCTGAGCTCCCATTGGCTGATTCCTTCATGTACCTGTTGATCCAGCTCCCCAG TTACCCGGTCCGGATCGAGTCcatgctgctgaaggaggagtttcCTGCGGCGTGTGACATCATGAAGCGAGACATCGGGATCCTTCGCACGGCGATTACAG agctgAGGAGCTGTGAGGAGCTCCATGCTGTTCTCCACCTGGTGCTGCAGGCGGGAAACATCCTCAACGCT gGAGGCTTTGTAGGGAACGCTGTCGGCTTCAAGTTGTcgtctcttctctctctcgccgACATGAAGTCCAACAAACCAGGAATGAACCTGCTGCACGTTGTGGCTTTG GAGGCCCAGAAGAAAGACGCCCAGCTGCTGGCGTTCCCTCTGAAGCTGTCTCACGTCCCGCCGGCGTCCAG GATCTCCTTGGAGACGTTGGACGCTGAGCTGCAGCGGCTAACGTCTCGCACGTGCTCAGTAGAGGACGACGTCCAGAGAGACACGGCGCTGTGGCAGCAGCTGGACGTCTTCCTGCAGGTGAGG GCCACAcctgaggggaggggaggcggTGCTGTTTGTGGcgctgacgtgtgtgtgtgtgtgtgcgtgcgtcagtCGGCCACGGCGTCTCTGTCCTCGCTGCGAGACGTCCGCCTGCAGCTGAAGACGGACGCCGGCGAGCTGATGGACTTCTTCTGTGAGGACAGGGAGGCGTTCCGGTTGGACGACTGCTTCGGGACCTTCAACACCTTCTGCTCCCGGTTCAGCGGCGCCGTgaag GAGAACGTGGCGAGGGAGGCGAGGGGCGCCACTCGCCACCGGCAGCtgcaggtgaaggaggagcagaagagacACTcctgggcggggggggaggag gtgggcggagctttGGGCTTGCGATGCGGCAGTGAGTCGGACATGTCGGCGCTGGGGGAGCTGCTGAATCCTCGGCTCCGCCCCCGCTCCCCCCTCGGTCCTCCGGGACGCTCCCGGCGCTCCCGAAACGCTCCACGCAGCTCGCTGTCTCTCGCTGCCAAGCGTGAATTGGAGACGGTCCTGGGCGTGGCGAGCGCCGATCACAGGCGGGACGTGAACCCACAAACGGCCGAACCGACCTCTGACCTGATCCACGCCGACCACAGCGGCGGTTCTGACCGACTTACGGCCGGCTGCAGCCAGGAAGCCGTTTTAAACCGGAAAAGTCCGTTTGGGTCAAAAGGGGACCGAGTTGATCCGGATAAAACCGGACGGATCAGGACCGGCGCCGAGGAGGCAGAACCCAGCTTGCGTGTGGTTCTAGAGAAACGCCAGCTGGTGCCGGCGCTGACAGCTTTCCCTACGTTGACCCGCCCCCACGAAGGACCAGCCCCCGGCCGTCGTCATGGAGACCACCGGGACCATACGGGGGTCCCAGATGTGGAAGAAAAGGCGGCGGACGTCTCTCAGGACCAGAAGACACGGAATGAACCCGAGCTTGTTCTGGTCCCTGAAGCGGACTGCTCTTCATCACGgcgagaggaagacgagggacgagaggaagacgagggacgagaggaaaaggtgctggtgtggtgtgtgtgtgaggccgaACCAGCGGAGGGGGGGCCGTTTAGAACGCACCACCAGTCCGAGTCCTCGGCCCCGCCCACCACACCGCCACCAGCCAATAGGAGTTCAGTGCCTGTCCCCATCAGCAGCCAGCCGGCGCCTGTCTCCTCCCCCAGGTGGGGGGGACCCCCCCTCAccacagaggagagagacaaACCGCCCaatgacagggacagggacgCGACTACTTCCTGTCACAGAACCGATGGAAAGGCGGCGCCGGGTACCTCGTCCAAAGCGTCCCCCAAAGACCCGTCCACCCCTCAAGGTCGTCCCGCTGGGAGGAAGCCCACCAGCGCCGCCGGTACCACCGAATACAAGCCGGTCCGAACGCTCACCAGGTCCGAGAACCAGAGCCTGAGACGGGTCGTTAACGtccccagaaccagaaccagaaccagccaaGGCCCGACCCCAGGAAGCCCTCCTAGTCTGTCCATCCGGCGAGGACAGAGACCCTCGACCGCGCCGTCATCCCGGCGTTCCAGTACCAGCAGAACAGCAGAACCCAAAACccccagagaggaggaggtccCGGGACCGAAGGCGTCCGGTCGGGggcagggacaggacaggaagCTGTCCCCTCGGAAGCCTTTAGCGAAGCCCAGGGTCCAGCCGGAGGAGAGGATGTGCCGCTCCGCTTTACGGGAACTCgctcgaggaggaggaggagccagcgTCAGTGCTCCTCCCACTCCGTCACACAAAGCTGCTCCACCTCCACGTTTCACCAGAAACACGGCGTCCTCTTTGTTCAGACGGACTCACACGACCCTTGCCCTTCCCTATTCCGTCCCAGACTCCCCTaaacgctcctcctcctcctcctctcttgctccgcctcctccctcccctttGACCAGAACAGAGTCTCTGAGAGTCTCTGCCACCGCCAGATCCTCTCCAGATCACACTTCATCATCGTCCTCCCCTGTGAGACGGCGTCCGAGCATCAGGGCACCTCCTCGCTCTGCGGCGCCTCCTCTGGGCCACCGGCAGAATGACAGCGGGAGCTCCTCCCACAAGTCATC